One part of the Rutidosis leptorrhynchoides isolate AG116_Rl617_1_P2 chromosome 1, CSIRO_AGI_Rlap_v1, whole genome shotgun sequence genome encodes these proteins:
- the LOC139886048 gene encoding uncharacterized protein, producing MAGVLETLTVPRTSGFPAASLTPIASSHISPLSLRRNFAPEFRSSKLNISSFRSSGSVKLRSKFGRHGGRIVCEAQETAVQVLPVTDGTWQSLVLESQLPVLVEFWAPWCGPCRMIHPVIDELAKEYAGKLTCYKVNTDESPSIATKYGIRSIPTVMIFKDGEKKDAVIGAVPRPTLCTCIEKFL from the exons ATGGCCGGCGTTCTCGAAACCCTAACCGTTCCTCGGACCTCCGGATTTCCGGCAGCTTCTCTAACTCCGATTGCCTCGTCTCACATCTCTCCGTTGTCACTTCGCCGTAACTTTGCACCTGAATTTAGAAGCTCAAAATTAAACATTAGTTCCTTCCGTTCTTCTGGATCCGTTAAATTGAGATCAAAATTCGGTCGACATGGTGGGCGAATCGTTTGCGAAGCTCAGGAAACAGCCGTTCAAG TACTTCCTGTCACTGATGGAACATGGCAATCACTTGTTCTTGAGTCTCAACTTCCCGTACTAGTTGAGTTCTGGGCTCCATGGTGTGGGCCATGTCGCATGATCCACCCAGTCATTGATGAACTCGCAAAAGAATATGCAGGCAAGCTCACTTGTTACAAGGTAAATACTGATGAAAGTCCTTCAATCGCAACCAAATATGGTATAAGAAGTATCCCAACTGTCATGATCTTCAAAGATGGAGAGAAGAAAGATGCAGTTATTGGTGCAGTTCCAAGACCAACTCTGTGCACCTGCATTGAAAAGTTCTTGTAG
- the LOC139886047 gene encoding 3-deoxy-manno-octulosonate cytidylyltransferase, mitochondrial-like: MTPKSVCTTSSDHAPFVMSTKSWILHGVATAAALAVGAHAYFFYRRSVTVFRSRVVGIIPARFASSRFEGKPLVEILGKPMIQRTWERAKLASTLDRVVVATDDEKIAECCRGFGAEVIMTAESCRNGAERCSEALQKLEKKYDIVVNIQGDEPLIEPEIIDGIVKALQTTPNAVFSTAVTSLKPEDAFDPNRVKCVVDNRGYAIYFSRGLIPFNKSGKVNSEFPYNLHLGIQSYDSKFLKIYPDLTPTPLQLEEDLEQLKVLENGYKMKVIKVDHDAHGVDTPEDVAKIENFMRERNLS; the protein is encoded by the exons ATGACTCCCAAATCGGTGTGTACTACTTCTTCAGATCACGCTCCATTTGTGATGTCAACTAAATCATGGATTTTGCACGGCGTTGCCACCGCCGCAGCTCTTGCCGTCGGCGCTCACGCTTATTTTTTCTACCGTCGATCTGTCACCGTCTTTCGGAGCCGGGTTGTCGGCATTATTCCGGCACGATTCGCTTCTTCCCGCTTTGAGGGTAAACCCCTTGTTGAAATCCTCGGCAAACCTATGATCCAG AGAACTTGGGAGAGAGCAAAGTTGGCATCAACATTGGATCGTGTTG TTGTGGCTACGGATGATGAAAAGATAGCGGAATGCTGTCGAGGTTTTGGTGCGGAAGTGATTATGACTGCAGAATCGTGCAGGAACG GTGCTGAGAGGTGTAGTGAAGCACTTCAAAAGCTCGAGAAGAAGTATGATATTGTTGTTAATATTCAAGGAGATGAACCTCTTATTGAACCTGAAATCATTGATGGCATTGTCAAAGCTCTCCAG ACCACCCCGAATGCAGTTTTTAGTACTGCTGTCACATCTTTGAAACCAGAGGATGCTTTTGATCCAAATCGTGTGAAATGTGTGGTTGATAACCGTGGTTATGCGATCTACTTTTCTAGAGGGCTTATCCCTTTCAACAA ATCGGGGAAGGTTAATTCTGAATTCCCGTATAATCTTCATCTTGGTATTCAG AGCTATGACTCGAAGTTTCTTAAAATATACCCCGATCTGACACCAACTCCGCTGCAACTAGAAGAAGATTTAGAACAGCTTAAGGTTCTTGAAAATGGTTACAAAATGAAG GTTATTAAAGTGGATCATGATGCTCATGGCGTTGACACTCCAGAAGATGTCGCCAAAATTGAAAACTTTATGCGCGAAAGGAACTTGTCTTAG